Proteins co-encoded in one Armatimonadota bacterium genomic window:
- the hemL gene encoding glutamate-1-semialdehyde 2,1-aminomutase → MPVQADLLGRAGRLFPGGVNSPVRAFRAVGGTPRVIVRGRGAHVWDADGERLVDYVASWGAVILGHADPQVVEVVQRAAAAGTSFGAPTPGEVELAELVQRFVPSMERMRFVNSGTEAVMSALRVARAATGRPKVVKFAGCYHGHADMLLVQAGSGVATLGLPGSAGVPAEATRHTLVAPYNDPDGVAALFREFPEEIAAVIVEPVAANMGLVLPRPGFLQALRDLTARYGALLVFDEVITGFRVAPGGAQERYGVRPDLTCLGKVVGGGLPVGVYGGRADLMAQVAPEGPVYQAGTLAGNPVAMAAGAAVLRRLQDPQVYADLEAATARLAEGLRDALAGEASVAATCGMLTVFFRPVSPEDYAQAQEGDGARFTRFFHAMLRRGVLLPPSPFEAWFLTTAHTPDVVDETVAAARAAAAEVAA, encoded by the coding sequence GTGCCGGTGCAGGCGGATCTCCTGGGTCGGGCCGGGCGCCTCTTCCCCGGCGGCGTGAACAGCCCCGTGCGCGCCTTCCGGGCGGTGGGTGGCACGCCGCGCGTCATCGTGCGCGGCCGGGGCGCCCACGTCTGGGATGCGGACGGGGAGCGGCTGGTGGACTACGTCGCCTCGTGGGGCGCCGTCATCCTGGGGCACGCCGACCCGCAGGTCGTCGAGGTGGTGCAGCGCGCCGCCGCCGCGGGCACCAGCTTCGGCGCGCCCACCCCGGGGGAGGTGGAGCTCGCCGAGCTGGTGCAGCGCTTCGTCCCCTCGATGGAACGGATGCGCTTCGTGAACAGCGGCACCGAGGCCGTGATGAGCGCGCTGCGCGTGGCCCGCGCCGCCACCGGCCGGCCGAAGGTGGTGAAGTTCGCCGGGTGCTACCACGGCCACGCCGACATGCTCCTGGTCCAGGCGGGGTCCGGCGTGGCCACCCTGGGGCTGCCCGGCAGTGCCGGCGTGCCGGCCGAGGCCACGCGCCACACGCTGGTCGCGCCGTACAACGACCCCGACGGGGTGGCAGCCCTCTTCCGGGAGTTCCCGGAGGAGATCGCCGCCGTCATCGTGGAGCCGGTGGCCGCGAACATGGGCCTGGTCCTGCCGCGGCCCGGCTTCCTCCAGGCGCTGCGCGACCTGACGGCCAGGTATGGCGCGCTGCTGGTCTTCGACGAGGTTATTACCGGGTTTCGCGTGGCCCCGGGCGGCGCGCAGGAGCGCTATGGCGTGCGCCCCGACCTGACCTGCCTGGGGAAGGTGGTCGGCGGCGGCCTGCCGGTGGGGGTCTACGGGGGGCGCGCCGACCTGATGGCGCAGGTAGCCCCGGAAGGACCCGTCTACCAGGCGGGGACGCTCGCGGGGAACCCGGTGGCCATGGCGGCCGGTGCAGCTGTCCTGCGGCGCCTGCAGGATCCCCAGGTGTACGCCGACCTAGAGGCGGCCACCGCGCGCCTGGCGGAGGGGCTGCGCGACGCGCTGGCGGGCGAGGCCTCCGTGGCCGCCACCTGCGGGATGCTCACCGTCTTCTTCCGCCCCGTGTCTCCCGAGGACTACGCCCAGGCCCAGGAGGGCGATGGGGCACGCTTCACCCGCTTCTTCCACGCCATGCTGCGGCGCGGGGTGCTGCTGCCCCCTTCGCCGTTCGAGGCGTGGTTCCTCACCACAGCCCACACCCCCGACGTCGTGGACGAGACCGTGGCCGCCGCGCGGGCGGCCGCGGCGGAGGTGGCAGCGTGA
- a CDS encoding chlorite dismutase family protein, whose product MSGRGEAPDTATAADRTDATEPGPARRVVQVLALRVDPAWRRLPEAQRDEDLARFREAAAAAAGRVLTHTYSMVGLRADCDLLFWRLAASLEDLEETAALLLRSGLGRWCRVAHSLIGLLRPSVYVKHPTVQEQALVDGRRSRYLVVYPFVKSAEWYLTPRETRQRIMAEHIRVGHAYPMVRQLLAYSFGVDDQEFIVAYETDDLAAFQELVMALRETESRRATVRDTPILTGVHRPLEDALRLLG is encoded by the coding sequence ATGAGCGGACGCGGGGAGGCCCCCGACACCGCCACGGCGGCCGACCGCACGGACGCGACGGAGCCCGGGCCCGCCCGGCGCGTCGTCCAGGTGCTGGCCCTACGCGTCGACCCGGCGTGGCGGCGCCTGCCCGAGGCGCAGCGGGACGAGGACCTGGCGCGCTTCCGGGAAGCGGCGGCCGCCGCGGCCGGGCGCGTCCTCACCCACACCTACTCCATGGTAGGGTTGCGCGCCGACTGCGACCTCCTCTTCTGGCGCCTGGCCGCCTCCCTGGAGGACCTGGAGGAGACGGCGGCGCTGCTCCTGCGCTCGGGCCTGGGCCGGTGGTGCCGGGTGGCCCACAGCCTGATCGGGCTGCTGCGCCCGTCCGTGTACGTGAAGCACCCCACCGTCCAGGAGCAGGCGCTCGTCGACGGGCGGCGCAGCCGCTACCTGGTCGTCTACCCCTTCGTGAAGTCCGCCGAGTGGTACCTCACCCCCAGGGAGACGCGGCAGCGGATCATGGCCGAGCACATCCGGGTGGGCCACGCGTACCCCATGGTGCGCCAGCTCCTGGCCTACTCCTTCGGGGTGGACGACCAGGAGTTCATCGTCGCCTACGAGACCGACGACCTGGCGGCCTTCCAGGAGCTGGTCATGGCGCTGCGCGAGACGGAGAGCCGCCGCGCCACGGTGCGCGACACCCCCATCCTCACCGGTGTCCACCGCCCGCTGGAGGACGCCCTGCGGTTGCTCGGGTAA